Part of the Micromonospora inyonensis genome, CGCCGGTGCCGCGATGGCGCTCTCCTCGGTCTTCGTGGTCTCCAACAGCCTGCGACTGCGGACGTTCCAGCCAGCGAGAGCGTCGCCGTGACACCGGTGGGCGGGCGCGGCCCGGCGCCCGCCCACCGGGACCCCGTCCGGTGCGCCCGCCGGCTCCCTATGCTCGGGTCCATGGAACTGCGCGTCTTCACCGAACCCCAGCAGGGGGCCAGCTACGACCAGCTGCTCGCCGTGGCGCGCTGCGCGGAGGACGCCGGTTACGCCGCCTTCTTCCGCTCCGACCACTACCTGAAGATGGGCGGGGTCAGCGGGGAACCCGGCCCCACCGACGCCTGGACGACCCTGGCCGGGCTGGCCCGGGAGACCAGCCGGATCCGTCTCGGCACACTGATGACCGCCGCCACCTTCCGGCTTCCCGGCCCGCTCGCCATCACCGTGGCCCAGGTGGACGCGATGAGTGGCGGCCGGGTCGAGTTCGGCGTCGGTACCGGCTGGTTCGAGGCGGAGCACCAGGCGTACGGCATCCCGTTCCCGCCGCTCGCCGAGCGGTTCGACCGGCTCGAGGAGCAGCTCGCGGTCATCACCGGCCTGTGGCGGACGCCGGCCGGGGAGACCTTCGACTTCTCCGGGAAGTACTACACCCTCACCGGTTCCCCGGCACTGCCGAAGCCGGTGCAGTCGCCCCGGCCACCGGTCCTGCTCGGCGGGATGGGTGCGAAGCGTACGCCCCGGCTCGCCGCCCGCTTCGCCGACGAGTTCAACCTGCCCTTCGTCGCGGTCGACGACACCGCCGCGCAGTTCGGCCGGGTCCGCGACGCCTGTGCGGCGATCGGCCGGGACCCGGCGGAGCTGTGCTGGTCCAACGCGCTGGTGCTGTGCTGCGGCCGGAACGACGCGGAGGTCCGGCGGCGGGCCGAGGCGATCGGCCGGGACCCGGACGAGCTGCGCGAGAACGGACTCGCCGGCTCGCCCGCCGAGATCGTCGACACGATCGGCCGGTACGCGACCGTCGGCAGCCAGCGGATCTACCTCCAGGTGTTGGATCTGGCCGACCTCGACCACCTGGACCTGGTCGCCGCCGAGGTCATGCCGCACGTCTGAGCCGGTCGCCGCGGTGGCCGACCCGGCGTGGACGCCGACGGCAGCGGCAACCACCGGTGCCGACGGCAGCGGCGGTCCCGGCTCCGGGCACGCCGACGACCGAGGGGAGAGGTCATGGCAGTGGACGGGCGCGGCAGACCGGACACCGGAGTGCCCCCACGGAACTGGGCCTGCAACGTCACCTGGTCGGCGGCCCGCCGGCACCGGCCCACCTCGGTCGACGAGCTGCGCGATCTGGTGGCGGCGAGCCGGCGGGTCCGGGCGGTCGGCAGCCGGCACTCCTTCAACCTCCTCGCCGACACCAGCGGCGACCTGGTCGCGGTGGACGGCCTGCCGCCCACCGTCGAGGTCGACCCGGCCGCAGGCACCGCGACGGTGGCGGCCGGCCTCCGCTATGGCGAGGTCGCGGAACGCCTGCACGAGCGGGGGTACGCCTGCGCGAACCTGGCCTCCCTGCCGCACATCTCGGTCGCCGGGGCGGTCGCCACCGCCACCCATGGCTCCGGCGTGCGCAACGGCAACCTGGCCACGTCGGTCGTCGCGGTGGAACTGGTCACCGCCGACGGTGCCCTGGTCCGGGTGGACTCCTCCGACGGACGTTTCGCCGCCCTGGTGGTCGGTCTCGGCGCGTTCGGGGTGGTCACCCGGCTCACCCTGGCGCTGGTGCCGGCTTTCGAGATGCGCCAGTACGTCCACCTGGACCTGCCCCGTGAGGCGATGGACGAGGCGTTGGCCTCGGCGTACAGCGTCAGCCTCTTCACCAGCTGGCGGGGGACCGGTTTCGACCAGGTGTGGCGCAAGCAGCTGGTTGACCAGGAGCCGCCGCCGGCCCGGTGGCTCGGCGCGAGGGCGGCCGACGCGCCGCAGCACCCGGTGCCGGGCTTGTCCGCCGACCCCTGCACCGCGCAGCTCGGGGTGCCCGGACCCTGGTACGAGCGGCTGCCGCACTTCCGGCCCGGCTTCACCCCGAGCAGTGGCGCGGAGTTGCAGTCGGAGTACCACGTGCCGAGGGCGGCGGCGGTCGAGGCACTGGCCGCGCTGGACGGCGTCCGCGACCGGATCGCGTCGGTGTTGCAGATCTGCGAG contains:
- a CDS encoding LLM class F420-dependent oxidoreductase, with product MELRVFTEPQQGASYDQLLAVARCAEDAGYAAFFRSDHYLKMGGVSGEPGPTDAWTTLAGLARETSRIRLGTLMTAATFRLPGPLAITVAQVDAMSGGRVEFGVGTGWFEAEHQAYGIPFPPLAERFDRLEEQLAVITGLWRTPAGETFDFSGKYYTLTGSPALPKPVQSPRPPVLLGGMGAKRTPRLAARFADEFNLPFVAVDDTAAQFGRVRDACAAIGRDPAELCWSNALVLCCGRNDAEVRRRAEAIGRDPDELRENGLAGSPAEIVDTIGRYATVGSQRIYLQVLDLADLDHLDLVAAEVMPHV